The genomic DNA GCACTGCCGGGGCGACAGCTGCGAGCACTTCGCCCCGCACGCGCTCTTTGGGCACCAGGGCGCGCAGCCCGGCCCAGCCACGCCGCCCGCCCGCGCGAGCGCGATCATATCGGCACCCTCACATCCCATGGTCAGCTGCATCATGCCCACGCGCAACCGCCCCGAGTACGTGCTGCAGTCGGTGCGCTACTTCCAGCGCCAGAGCTACCCCGAGAGCGAGCTGATCATCATCGACGACGGCGCGCCGGGCCTGGCCGAGCAGCTGCCTGACGACCCGCGCATCCGCTACCAGCACCACAGCCAGCAGCGCAGCATTGGGGCCAAGCGCAACCACGCCTGCGCGCTGGCCAGCGGCGAGTATATCGCACACTGGGATGATGACGACTGGTACAGCCCCGACCGCCTGAGCGCCCAGGTGGCCCCGCTGGCGGCTGGCCGGGCCGACATCACCGCGCTGCTCACCGCCGAGGTCTTCGACCTAGGCACATGGTCGTTCTGGCGCTGCTCGCCCGACCTGCACCGCAGCATGTTTATCGAGGATGTGCACGGCGGCACCCTGGTCTACCGCCGCCAGATCTGGGAGCGCACCGCCCGCTACCCCGACCGCTCGCTGGCCGAGGATGCCGCGCTGCTGCGCCAGGCCATCCGCTATGGGGCGCGACTGCAGCGCGTTGATGGCGAGCGCCTGTTCATCTACCTGCGCCACGGCAGCAACAGCTGGTCGTTCCGCTGCGGCGCGCCCGAGGATGGCGGCTGGCTGCCCGCCGCCGAGCCAGCCCAGCTCGCGCCCGATCGCGCCTTCTACCAGGCCCGCGCCCAGGCCGGTGCGGCGGGGCCGACCCCGCTGGTCAGCTGCATCATGCCCACCGCCGATCGGCGCGGCCTCGCGGCGCTGGCCATCCGTAGCTTCCAGCGGCAGCGCTACCCCCACCGCGAGCTGATCGTGGTGGATGATGGCGATGATCCGATCGACGACCTTGTGCGGGGCGATCCGCAGATCTGCTATATCCGCCTGCCGCAGCGCACCGTGCTGGGCCAGAAGCGCAACATCGCTTGCCAGGCCGCCCAAGGCGAGCTGATCTGCCACTGGGATGACGACGACTGGATGTCGCCCGAGCGGCTGGGGGTTCAAGTCGCCGCGCTGCTGCGCCAGGGGGCCGGGGCCTGCGGCATGAGCCAGCTGCTCTACTACGACCCGCAGAGCGAGGCGGCCTGGATCTACCGCCACACCGCGCCGGGCCGCCGCTGGGTCGCGGGCAACACGCTGCTCTACCAGCGCTCGCTCTGGCAGCAGCGCCCCTTCGCGCCGATCGGCATCGGCGAGGACACCCGCTTCCTGTGGGGGCTGCCGCCGGGGAGCCTGCTGCCGCTGGCCGACCTGCACCTGTACGTGGGCCTCATCCACGGCGGCAACACCGCGCCGAAGCGCACCGCCAGCGCGGGCTGGCAGCGCCGCGCACCCCAGCAGATCCAGGCTCTGCTCGGGCCAGCCCTGCCCGAGTATACCGCGGCCAGCGCCTGCACCATGGTCAGTGTGGGTCGCGCGGGGCGCGCTCGATAGCGTCGATGTAGGTTTTGATCTGCTGCTGCAGCACATTCAGCGCCGACCACATCTGGCGCAGATCGCCGACGATCTGGCCGATCGGGGCCGCTGCACCGATGGGGGCGGGGCGCTCCACCTCCAGACGCTCGGCGCGGATCTGGTCGGCAAGGTGCAGCGTCTGCTGCGATGGCTCGATGCCAAGCTCATCGGCCAGCGCCGACGAGCAGCGCTGGAACTGGCGCAGCGCTTCGCTGCGATCCCCGGCGAGGTAGTGCAGCTGCATCAGGTGGCGGTGCGTGCGCTCGCGCGTGCGGTCGTGGCGCAGAATACGCTCGCCGTAGCCGACCCCGGCCTCGTAGCGCCCGTGCGCCAGGCAGTGCTGCACCAGGCGGTCGAGCATGCCCAGCAGGCGCATCACCTCGCGCTCGCGCTCGTACAGGCACCACTCCTGGTAGCAGCCCTCCAGCAGGTCGCCCTGGTACAGCCGGACCGACTGATCGAGCAGCTGTGCGTCGGCGGCGCTCAGCTGCGCTGGCGCGGTATCTTTCACCCGCGCGTCGGCAGCGCCAAAGTCCAGCGCATCCACCCACACCAGCGGCGTGATCTTCACCTGCACCCACTCTGGCTCAACCAGCAGCAGCGCCGTGCCCGCCGTGCCCGCCTGCTCAAGCGCTGTCTGCAGCTGCCATAGCGTGTGGCGCAGCTGCTTGCGCGCCTGCGCGGTGGGGCTGTCGCACCACAGCAGCGTGGCCAGCACCTCGCGCGCGTGGATCTGCTGGTGGTTCAGCACCAGGTAGCAGAACAGCTCCTGAACCTTACGATGCTCGAAGCCGGCGATCGTCGCCCCGCAGTATTGGACAAGCATCCTGCCAAACAGTCGCACACACAGCTCAGCCATCCTCGGCCCCCTTACCACGAAGACACATACCTGTGTCTACTTCCTTTGCTGCTGCGGCGAAAGACATCAGCCGCCTCGTGCTCTGCAAGTGGTTTCTGCGGCGGGTGGGGCAAAATGATCCAATGCTGCCGCGTAAACGATGCGAATCTGCGGCTATAACGCTCAAGTATGGCCAGATTCGCTATGCGGTGCTATACCATCCCCCGGTGGTGGGCGCACGCGCGAAGCGCGCAGCGGGGTGGCTGGGGGCATAGCCTCACAGCATCACCCTGCCCCATAGATCAGAGCACACGCTTTGCTCCATGAACGAGCGAAAAGCGCTCTTTCTAATACGCCGCTCGTAGGAAAACGATAGGTTGATGCTACATCTTGTCCTAGTATGGAAGGCTTTTTGAATCTACACGTTATGGCGACGCATGTCAACTACCTAACAACATTCCAGCAACACCCGAGATAAAGGCGGTCAGCAGCGGCTCGCCCCACAAGCCTGCCGCCGCCCCCCTCGCTAGCCCGCACCTAGTTCCGTTGCCCGCCCTTCAGCCCTTCTGCATGCCACCCCAGCCGTGACGCTGCCGTGACGCTGCCGTGACGCCCCATCGCTAAGATCCGCT from Chloroflexia bacterium SDU3-3 includes the following:
- a CDS encoding glycosyltransferase — its product is MRTVCIGVMVHAQPDQLQATLRALCAHTPAAAQLLLLPDGPDAPARALLARLGGIPQHATAEPLGAAACFNRLIAATQADVLVLIESGALVGPGWLDHLLAALEASPGHGLAGPSTNRCWNEQAAFPNTQPTPQAIADAARAAQRQFGSATSTLEPLYSLADFCYAVTRATVRAVGPADEGYGLGPCWEMDYNVRAARLGFQGVWVRGAYVHRLPPTPRRQREDHRRMVESRRRYQDSFCALRLSGRRADYEPHCRGDSCEHFAPHALFGHQGAQPGPATPPARASAIISAPSHPMVSCIMPTRNRPEYVLQSVRYFQRQSYPESELIIIDDGAPGLAEQLPDDPRIRYQHHSQQRSIGAKRNHACALASGEYIAHWDDDDWYSPDRLSAQVAPLAAGRADITALLTAEVFDLGTWSFWRCSPDLHRSMFIEDVHGGTLVYRRQIWERTARYPDRSLAEDAALLRQAIRYGARLQRVDGERLFIYLRHGSNSWSFRCGAPEDGGWLPAAEPAQLAPDRAFYQARAQAGAAGPTPLVSCIMPTADRRGLAALAIRSFQRQRYPHRELIVVDDGDDPIDDLVRGDPQICYIRLPQRTVLGQKRNIACQAAQGELICHWDDDDWMSPERLGVQVAALLRQGAGACGMSQLLYYDPQSEAAWIYRHTAPGRRWVAGNTLLYQRSLWQQRPFAPIGIGEDTRFLWGLPPGSLLPLADLHLYVGLIHGGNTAPKRTASAGWQRRAPQQIQALLGPALPEYTAASACTMVSVGRAGRAR